A window of Actinobacillus suis ATCC 33415 contains these coding sequences:
- a CDS encoding amino acid ABC transporter ATP-binding protein, whose product MALLSIRNLQKKYGETVAIPNLDLDLAKGEVVVILGPSGCGKSTLLRCVNGLEEKQGGSIVMQDVGKFGKDLSWEASRQKVGMVFQSYELFAHLNVIENILLGPLKAQKRSRQEVEAQADKLLARVGLLDRKNAFPRELSGGQKQRIAIVRALCMNPEVILLDEITAALDPEMVREVLDVVLELAEDGMSMLIVTHEMRFAEKVADRVVFMDKGVIIEQAPPHQFFTQPQTERAKQFLSGMAY is encoded by the coding sequence ATGGCGTTACTTTCTATCCGTAATTTACAGAAAAAATATGGCGAAACGGTCGCAATTCCCAATTTAGATTTGGATTTAGCCAAAGGTGAAGTGGTGGTAATTTTAGGCCCGTCCGGCTGTGGCAAAAGCACGTTATTACGTTGTGTAAACGGCTTGGAAGAAAAACAAGGCGGCAGCATTGTGATGCAAGATGTTGGCAAATTCGGCAAAGATTTAAGCTGGGAAGCCTCTCGTCAAAAAGTCGGTATGGTGTTCCAAAGCTATGAATTATTCGCTCATTTAAATGTGATCGAGAACATTTTATTAGGCCCGCTTAAAGCGCAAAAACGCTCACGCCAAGAAGTGGAGGCGCAAGCGGATAAATTACTCGCTCGTGTTGGTTTACTCGATCGAAAAAACGCCTTCCCTCGAGAATTATCCGGCGGACAAAAGCAACGTATTGCGATTGTGCGTGCCTTATGTATGAATCCGGAAGTGATTTTACTCGATGAAATTACTGCGGCACTTGATCCGGAAATGGTACGAGAAGTGCTTGATGTCGTGTTGGAATTAGCGGAAGATGGAATGTCAATGTTAATTGTTACTCACGAAATGCGCTTTGCCGAAAAAGTGGCAGATCGGGTTGTCTTTATGGATAAAGGCGTGATTATCGAACAAGCGCCACCGCATCAATTCTTTACACAGCCACAAACCGAGCGAGCCAAACAATTCTTAAGCGGTATGGCTTATTAA